A single window of Oerskovia paurometabola DNA harbors:
- a CDS encoding polymorphic toxin type 28 domain-containing protein: protein MTPAVSMSRAFSNARFRASVGAAVGTTLLAGLLVVAPSASAQDDLLEREGWTQEERIAHGLSLYPEIDPEKPVSVTEGTSRPAATAQSIAASAAAGTTWPQGGAVDLSLPPEGGEASGSAGGLPVSVVPLVEDGAVVDSEVSVEVFDQRVAAATGVDGVVLEVATAAAEPTSPVELTVDYSGFAGKYGGDWASRLRLVGLPDCALSTPDQPECQESVPLTSTNDVESSTVTARVEPAAFGAMALTAGAAGGAGNWSATPLSASASWQAGGPSGNFSWSYPMRVVPSPGGLAPELALSYSSGGLDGRVVSTNNQSSWVGDGWDLWSGYVERKYTSCSEDAQGNANNLSRKTGDLCWKSDNATLVFNGMSTELVKDVATGTWKPESDDGSRVERLTGAWNGDNDTEYWKVTTPDGTQYFFGRDKRSATDPLALGSAWTVPVYGNHPGEPCYQATFEASSCTQGWKWNLDYVVDPFGNSLTYTYGKETNSYGRNLNTAVSSYDRGGYLKSVEYGTRAGAETGAQAPMRVDFTVAERCLPTGGVTCAESELTAANASKWPDVPFDLICSSTTTCPTQSSPSFFTRKRLTSVTTKVLNGASYREVDSWTLGHQLPDPGDGSDPVLWLSSIEHKGLAGGTITLPKVTFIGQQMANRVDTLGDHGPPMNRLRVIAVNSESGGTISVNYSPIDCTSSNLPASPETNTRRCFPVFWTPEGLPDPIMEYFHKYLVTSVVSDGRDSQSQATETRYSYVGAPAWHYDDSELTPPKQRTWAQFRGYGTVDVITGASTTTQLKTRYRYFRGMDGDRAAPAGGVRSVAVDGITDHDRFSGMTREETTYNGAEVVSTSLSTPWRSPATATGADGTKSYFTGESVSETRTTAPNVPGGVQTTRTVTTYDDTYGSPVQVEDLGDVSTAADDKCTRLEYARNTTANILSTVKRSESVAVACGVTPSRPGDVVNDERMLYDGAAYGVAPTKGRVTATQQVKSFSGATPEYLTTMTSTFDALGRAITQTDALGRTTSMAYTPAGAGPVTKVVTTTPDPDGAGALTPLVTSMDLDPAWGVPVKSVDPNGKVTTATYDAFGRLTNVWMPDRPQATKSPSITYEYQVRSDGPNTVTTKTLTSAETYLTSVALYDGLLRASQTQAPSADKDSPGRIVTDQVYDTRGLVIRSNNPWFTEGSPGTTRVVPTTAVPARTVMEYDGAGRATAQIVQVAEQEKWRTTTTYGGDRVTVVPPAGGTPQTTISDARGNLVELRQYTSGSVTGPFQTTTYTYDKSGQLATTKDAAGNTWSNTYDLLGRVISASDPDKGTTSTTYDDAGQVVTTTDARGVVLASKYDFLGRPTETREGSLTGTLRSSWSYDTLAKGQLTSTTRFDKGNAYVMAVTAYDALNRPLGQSLKLPTSEGALAGTYTSSLTYTADGQVKTVSLPAVGNLPEETVGTIFDGQSLPSRVVSGNGGVYAASTKYSPYGEVLVQDLGDVYSTIQHNTYEHGTRRPTTAKVEREGIANLDLDVSYGYDAAGNITSISNKPVGSTSDTQCFTYDGLRRLTEAWTPASDDCATPRTAAALGGAAPYWTSYTFDPVGNRTSTTQHTTAGDRTSAYTYPAAGAARPHAVTQVTTTGTTTSTNTYGYDQSGNTTTRAIAGQPVQELAWDAEGKLDTVTEAGVVTDDYLYTPEGDRLLRRQDGATTIYLPGGQELTLTQGGDLKAIRYYSLAGQTVAVRTGVGAAGVDTLVADHHGTAEMTVNNATQQVTRRYHDPYGNARGASPTSWVDDKGFLGKPVDSTGLTSVGARYYDSQLGRFISVDPIMDLTDPQQWSAYAYADNNPVTYSDPTGLLSWKGAGKWLKNTVKSGSKFIKKYQGEIVGAVVGVVVTSGCLAVTAGAGSLGCMALGGAAGGAATNLWKSKVQKTQKFSLMGLARDTVMGGALGYLGGAGGRLLAPALGKASTSIRAAVSRTFAAKKPAPRPSSASSAAKPAGTAKASPKDSPEPTSCPVAGARSFSGGTNVLMGDRSIKPIKNVKPGDKVLAADPKTGRQEVKIVTRTWVHQDTLVTFTVGGKALTTTEDHPFWNATDKQWQDAQYFDFGDNILTADGFQIPTAGIQAGSSIVDSAYNLTVDDLHTYYVLVATTPVLVHNCGPTKTDRIAEHLTSRDLDAAKRELGGEVVARKADGTPWDHVGEVRDAQQGLLKRLHQVKVQMSKAGVDDPSFPSLQDELSQASKLLDLSEQYVPRH from the coding sequence ATGACGCCTGCAGTATCCATGTCCCGGGCGTTCTCCAACGCCCGCTTCCGTGCGAGCGTCGGTGCGGCCGTCGGTACGACTCTCCTTGCCGGGCTGCTGGTCGTCGCGCCTTCTGCCTCTGCGCAGGACGACCTGCTCGAGCGTGAAGGCTGGACGCAGGAGGAGCGCATCGCTCACGGCCTGTCCTTGTACCCGGAGATCGATCCGGAGAAGCCCGTCAGCGTGACGGAGGGGACGTCTCGACCGGCCGCGACCGCGCAGTCGATCGCGGCGAGCGCGGCGGCAGGTACCACCTGGCCCCAGGGCGGGGCGGTCGACCTGTCGCTCCCGCCCGAGGGTGGGGAGGCGTCCGGTTCGGCCGGTGGTCTTCCGGTGAGCGTCGTTCCTCTGGTGGAGGACGGCGCCGTCGTCGACAGCGAGGTGAGCGTCGAGGTCTTCGACCAGAGGGTCGCCGCGGCGACCGGGGTCGACGGCGTGGTTCTCGAGGTCGCGACCGCGGCCGCAGAGCCGACGAGTCCGGTGGAGCTGACGGTCGACTACTCCGGCTTCGCCGGAAAGTACGGTGGTGACTGGGCATCCCGTCTCCGCCTGGTCGGTTTGCCGGACTGTGCACTGTCCACCCCGGACCAGCCGGAGTGTCAGGAGAGCGTGCCGCTGACCTCGACGAACGACGTCGAGTCCTCGACCGTGACGGCGCGCGTCGAGCCTGCCGCGTTCGGCGCCATGGCGCTGACGGCGGGTGCCGCGGGAGGTGCCGGCAACTGGTCGGCGACCCCGTTGTCCGCGTCGGCAAGCTGGCAGGCGGGTGGCCCGAGCGGGAACTTCTCGTGGTCTTACCCGATGCGGGTGGTGCCCTCGCCCGGCGGCCTGGCTCCCGAGCTTGCGCTGTCCTACTCGTCCGGGGGCCTGGACGGGCGTGTCGTCTCGACGAACAACCAGTCCTCCTGGGTCGGCGACGGGTGGGACCTGTGGTCCGGCTACGTCGAGCGCAAGTACACCTCCTGCAGCGAGGACGCGCAGGGGAATGCGAACAACCTCTCCCGCAAGACCGGCGACCTGTGCTGGAAGTCGGACAACGCGACTCTCGTGTTCAACGGCATGTCCACAGAGCTCGTCAAGGACGTCGCGACCGGCACCTGGAAGCCGGAGTCGGACGACGGCTCGCGCGTCGAGCGTCTGACCGGTGCATGGAACGGTGACAACGACACCGAGTACTGGAAGGTCACGACCCCCGACGGGACCCAGTACTTCTTCGGCCGCGACAAGCGGTCCGCGACGGACCCCCTCGCGCTCGGCTCCGCGTGGACCGTGCCGGTGTACGGCAACCACCCTGGCGAGCCGTGCTACCAGGCGACCTTCGAGGCGTCGTCGTGCACACAGGGGTGGAAGTGGAACCTCGACTATGTCGTCGACCCCTTCGGCAACTCCCTGACGTACACGTACGGCAAGGAGACCAACAGCTACGGGCGCAACCTCAATACCGCGGTGTCGTCGTACGACCGCGGCGGCTACCTGAAGTCGGTCGAGTACGGGACGCGTGCGGGTGCCGAGACCGGTGCACAGGCACCGATGCGCGTCGACTTCACGGTCGCCGAGCGCTGCCTGCCCACGGGCGGCGTCACCTGTGCAGAGTCCGAGCTGACCGCGGCCAACGCGTCGAAGTGGCCGGACGTACCCTTCGACCTCATCTGCTCGTCGACCACGACGTGCCCCACGCAGAGCTCGCCGTCGTTCTTCACGCGCAAGCGCCTGACGTCGGTCACGACGAAGGTGCTGAACGGCGCGTCGTACCGCGAGGTCGACTCCTGGACCCTGGGGCACCAGCTTCCTGACCCGGGCGACGGCAGCGACCCGGTCCTGTGGTTGTCGTCGATCGAGCACAAGGGGCTGGCCGGCGGCACGATCACGCTGCCCAAGGTCACGTTCATCGGCCAGCAGATGGCCAACCGGGTGGACACGCTCGGCGACCACGGGCCGCCCATGAACCGCCTGCGAGTCATCGCGGTCAACAGCGAGTCGGGCGGGACGATCTCGGTCAACTATTCGCCGATCGACTGCACGAGCTCGAACCTTCCGGCTTCTCCGGAGACCAACACCCGCAGGTGCTTCCCGGTGTTCTGGACGCCCGAGGGGCTGCCGGACCCGATCATGGAGTACTTCCACAAGTACCTCGTCACGTCGGTGGTCTCCGACGGCCGCGACTCGCAGTCGCAGGCGACCGAGACGCGCTACAGCTACGTGGGCGCGCCCGCCTGGCACTACGACGACAGCGAGCTGACCCCGCCCAAGCAGCGCACCTGGGCGCAGTTCCGGGGCTACGGCACGGTCGACGTCATCACCGGCGCGTCCACCACGACCCAGCTCAAGACCCGCTACCGGTACTTCCGGGGTATGGACGGTGACCGCGCGGCTCCCGCAGGCGGGGTCCGCAGCGTCGCGGTCGACGGCATCACCGACCACGACCGGTTCAGCGGGATGACACGCGAGGAGACCACGTACAACGGGGCCGAGGTCGTCTCGACGTCGCTCTCGACGCCGTGGCGCTCCCCGGCGACAGCGACCGGTGCCGACGGGACCAAGTCCTACTTCACCGGCGAGTCGGTCAGCGAGACGCGGACCACCGCGCCGAACGTCCCGGGGGGCGTGCAGACCACCCGGACGGTCACGACGTACGACGACACCTACGGGTCGCCGGTCCAGGTCGAGGACCTGGGTGACGTCTCGACCGCTGCCGACGACAAGTGCACCCGCCTGGAGTACGCCCGCAACACGACGGCGAACATCCTGTCCACGGTCAAGCGGTCGGAGTCGGTCGCCGTTGCGTGCGGTGTCACGCCGTCCCGTCCGGGCGACGTGGTCAACGACGAGCGCATGCTGTACGACGGCGCCGCGTACGGTGTCGCGCCGACCAAGGGGCGCGTGACCGCGACCCAGCAGGTCAAGTCGTTCTCGGGCGCGACGCCCGAGTACCTGACGACCATGACGAGCACGTTCGACGCCTTGGGGCGCGCGATCACGCAGACCGACGCGCTGGGTCGGACGACCTCGATGGCGTACACCCCGGCCGGAGCCGGTCCGGTGACCAAGGTCGTCACGACCACCCCGGACCCTGACGGTGCCGGGGCTCTCACCCCGCTGGTCACGAGCATGGATCTCGACCCTGCGTGGGGAGTGCCGGTGAAGTCGGTCGACCCAAACGGCAAGGTCACGACGGCCACGTACGACGCGTTCGGGCGACTGACGAACGTGTGGATGCCGGACCGGCCGCAGGCCACGAAGTCCCCGAGCATCACGTACGAGTACCAGGTGCGGTCCGACGGGCCGAACACCGTGACCACGAAGACCCTCACCTCTGCCGAGACCTACCTGACGTCGGTAGCTCTCTACGACGGCCTGCTGCGCGCGAGCCAGACGCAGGCACCGTCGGCGGACAAGGACAGCCCCGGTCGCATCGTGACCGACCAGGTCTACGACACCCGCGGGTTGGTCATCAGGTCCAACAACCCGTGGTTCACGGAGGGGAGTCCGGGCACGACGAGGGTCGTCCCGACGACGGCCGTCCCAGCGCGCACGGTCATGGAGTACGACGGCGCTGGCCGTGCGACGGCGCAGATCGTCCAGGTGGCCGAGCAGGAGAAGTGGCGTACGACCACGACGTACGGCGGCGATCGGGTCACGGTCGTGCCGCCCGCGGGCGGCACGCCTCAGACGACCATCAGCGATGCGCGCGGCAACCTCGTGGAGCTGCGTCAGTACACGTCGGGCTCCGTCACCGGACCCTTCCAGACGACGACCTACACGTACGACAAGAGCGGTCAGCTCGCGACGACCAAGGACGCCGCGGGCAACACGTGGTCCAACACGTACGACCTGCTCGGCAGGGTCATCTCCGCCTCGGACCCTGACAAGGGCACGACGAGCACGACGTACGACGACGCGGGCCAGGTGGTCACCACGACCGACGCGCGTGGCGTCGTCCTGGCGAGCAAGTACGACTTCCTGGGTCGTCCCACGGAGACGCGCGAGGGCTCGCTGACGGGCACCCTGCGCTCCTCGTGGTCCTACGACACCCTCGCCAAGGGGCAGCTCACCTCGACGACCCGATTCGACAAGGGCAACGCCTACGTCATGGCGGTCACGGCCTACGACGCGCTCAACCGCCCGTTGGGCCAGTCCCTGAAGCTGCCGACCTCCGAAGGTGCCCTCGCGGGGACCTACACGAGCAGCCTGACCTATACGGCCGACGGCCAGGTCAAGACCGTCTCGTTGCCCGCGGTGGGGAACCTTCCGGAGGAGACGGTGGGAACCATCTTCGACGGTCAGTCCCTTCCGAGCCGTGTGGTCTCGGGCAACGGGGGCGTGTACGCGGCGAGCACGAAGTACTCGCCGTACGGCGAGGTCCTGGTCCAGGACCTGGGCGACGTGTACTCGACGATCCAGCACAACACGTACGAGCACGGCACCCGGAGGCCGACGACCGCCAAGGTCGAGCGCGAGGGGATCGCGAACCTGGACCTCGACGTGAGCTATGGCTATGACGCGGCCGGGAACATCACCTCGATCTCGAACAAGCCGGTGGGCTCGACCAGCGACACGCAGTGCTTCACCTACGACGGGCTGCGACGCCTGACCGAGGCCTGGACCCCGGCGAGCGACGACTGTGCGACCCCTCGCACGGCTGCGGCTCTCGGCGGTGCGGCACCGTACTGGACGAGCTACACCTTCGACCCGGTCGGGAACCGGACGAGCACGACCCAGCACACCACGGCCGGTGACCGGACCTCCGCGTACACCTATCCCGCGGCAGGTGCTGCGCGACCGCACGCCGTCACGCAGGTGACGACGACGGGGACGACAACCTCCACGAACACCTACGGTTACGACCAGTCGGGGAACACCACGACGCGCGCCATCGCCGGACAGCCGGTGCAGGAGCTCGCGTGGGACGCCGAGGGCAAGCTCGACACGGTCACGGAGGCCGGCGTCGTCACTGACGACTACCTCTATACGCCCGAGGGGGACCGGCTCCTGCGCCGTCAGGACGGGGCGACCACCATCTACTTGCCGGGCGGGCAGGAGCTCACCCTGACCCAGGGCGGTGACCTCAAGGCGATCCGCTACTACTCCTTGGCGGGGCAGACGGTCGCCGTGCGCACCGGTGTGGGGGCTGCGGGTGTCGACACGCTCGTCGCGGACCACCACGGGACCGCTGAGATGACGGTCAACAACGCGACCCAGCAGGTCACGCGTCGCTACCACGACCCGTACGGGAACGCGCGCGGCGCCTCGCCGACGAGCTGGGTCGACGACAAGGGCTTCCTCGGGAAGCCGGTCGACTCGACCGGTCTGACCAGCGTCGGGGCGAGATACTACGACTCGCAGCTGGGCAGGTTCATCTCGGTCGATCCGATCATGGACCTCACCGATCCGCAGCAGTGGTCGGCGTACGCCTACGCCGACAACAACCCGGTGACGTACTCGGACCCCACAGGGCTGCTGTCCTGGAAGGGGGCCGGGAAGTGGCTCAAGAACACCGTCAAGTCCGGCAGCAAGTTCATCAAGAAGTACCAGGGTGAGATCGTCGGTGCCGTCGTGGGCGTCGTCGTCACCTCCGGCTGCCTGGCCGTCACGGCAGGTGCTGGAAGCCTGGGCTGCATGGCCCTTGGCGGTGCCGCGGGTGGTGCCGCCACCAACCTCTGGAAGAGCAAGGTCCAGAAGACCCAGAAGTTCTCCCTGATGGGGCTGGCCCGCGACACCGTCATGGGCGGAGCCTTGGGCTACCTCGGAGGCGCTGGCGGAAGGCTGCTCGCGCCGGCGCTGGGCAAGGCCTCGACCAGCATCCGCGCCGCCGTCTCACGGACGTTCGCCGCCAAGAAGCCGGCACCGAGGCCAAGTAGCGCGTCCAGTGCGGCGAAACCTGCGGGCACGGCCAAGGCCTCACCGAAGGACAGCCCTGAGCCTACGTCCTGCCCTGTCGCAGGAGCGCGGAGCTTCTCAGGTGGCACAAACGTGCTCATGGGCGACAGGTCGATCAAGCCGATCAAGAACGTCAAGCCCGGCGACAAGGTCCTGGCCGCAGACCCCAAGACGGGTCGTCAAGAGGTCAAGATCGTCACCAGGACGTGGGTCCATCAGGACACCCTCGTCACGTTCACGGTAGGCGGCAAGGCGCTGACCACGACCGAGGACCACCCCTTCTGGAACGCCACCGACAAGCAGTGGCAGGATGCCCAGTACTTCGACTTCGGCGACAACATCCTCACCGCTGACGGGTTCCAGATCCCCACGGCCGGCATCCAGGCCGGATCGAGCATCGTAGACTCGGCCTACAACCTGACGGTTGACGACTTACACACGTACTATGTACTGGTTGCTACTACGCCAGTGCTTGTGCACAATTGCGGCCCGACAAAGACGGACAGGATTGCCGAGCATCTCACTTCCAGGGATCTGGATGCCGCTAAGCGCGAACTCGGAGGTGAGGTAGTTGCGCGAAAGGCTGATGGAACTCCGTGGGATCATGTCGGCGAGGTCCGAGATGCTCAGCAGGGTCTCCTGAAGCGTTTGCATCAGGTCAAGGTGCAGATGTCAAAGGCGGGGGTTGATGATCCGAGTTTCCCGTCGCTCCAGGACGAACTAAGCCAGGCCAGCAAATTGCTGGACCTCTCAGAGCAATATGTCCCGAGGCACTGA
- a CDS encoding DUF6297 family protein: MNQAHGKGRKRPHGARQGARGPAGDAAQAAQGGPVAPEPVTPEPVVERAPLPLLVADPNEEFSGREIRRLTARVTASRADAGPGQLFGDVAYVVVSVAISVLFVIGAANVLRETIFVEPVDGRAPVLTPATIQALASVALLALLTGMAVRLGPLGTGSAGVRWWVPMPVDRRGLLTPSYWRGVAVAVVVGAGGLAAIALASGADPGVAGRSAALGAAAGLLLVGLAGLIQPRTRVAATVARVSDVLIAAVPVAGVVLVVAGWSDLRELSVPPWAIVVVGAGALALAVVWWRRLEALGAQVLRTQSAVADQAGGAILSLDTRELGRALSRAGSTRGGRARRPSRFSVVRGPVSALVAADLTLLRRSPSALAQLVGLTALVIVAQQVPAFEGGFGLFVLLVVAGFRGAQLGAEGARTAEMVPSLDAMMPLSARDARLARTVVPALTALLALVVGVVPLVLGTGEWLWFALVVVVAVGMGAAAIRGAYRKPPNWSGPLVATPAGALPTGATSMIAQGPDVAVLSAIPLGICLLVGAPTLTLVVFQGIAVWIALAVASHVRATGAKPLLG, encoded by the coding sequence ATGAACCAGGCGCACGGCAAGGGCAGGAAGCGTCCGCACGGCGCGAGGCAGGGAGCCCGCGGGCCGGCGGGTGACGCGGCGCAGGCAGCACAGGGCGGACCCGTGGCACCCGAGCCCGTGACGCCTGAGCCCGTGGTCGAGCGCGCCCCCTTGCCGCTGCTCGTCGCGGACCCGAACGAGGAGTTCTCCGGCCGGGAGATCCGGCGGCTCACGGCCCGGGTCACCGCGTCGCGAGCAGACGCGGGTCCTGGACAGCTCTTCGGGGACGTCGCGTACGTCGTCGTCTCGGTCGCGATCTCCGTGCTCTTCGTGATCGGTGCCGCGAACGTGCTGCGCGAGACGATCTTCGTCGAGCCCGTCGACGGCCGGGCCCCGGTCCTGACACCCGCCACGATCCAGGCACTGGCCTCGGTCGCGCTCCTGGCCCTCCTGACGGGCATGGCCGTGCGGCTGGGGCCGCTCGGGACGGGCAGCGCGGGCGTGCGGTGGTGGGTCCCCATGCCCGTCGACCGGCGCGGCCTGCTCACGCCGTCGTACTGGCGCGGGGTCGCGGTCGCGGTCGTCGTCGGGGCAGGAGGGCTCGCGGCGATCGCGCTCGCCTCCGGTGCCGATCCCGGTGTGGCCGGGCGCAGCGCGGCCCTCGGCGCCGCGGCGGGCCTGCTGCTCGTGGGGCTCGCCGGACTCATCCAGCCGCGGACCCGGGTGGCCGCGACGGTCGCGCGGGTGAGCGACGTGCTGATCGCCGCGGTCCCGGTCGCGGGGGTCGTGCTCGTGGTGGCGGGCTGGTCCGACCTGCGCGAGCTCTCGGTCCCCCCGTGGGCGATCGTGGTCGTCGGAGCCGGCGCGCTGGCCCTCGCGGTCGTGTGGTGGCGTCGGCTCGAGGCGCTCGGGGCCCAGGTCCTGCGCACCCAGAGCGCGGTCGCCGACCAGGCGGGCGGAGCGATCCTGTCGCTCGACACGCGCGAGCTCGGTCGTGCGCTGAGCCGAGCGGGCTCGACCCGTGGCGGCAGGGCCCGCAGGCCCTCGCGCTTCTCGGTCGTGCGTGGGCCGGTCTCGGCTCTCGTCGCGGCCGACCTCACCCTTCTGCGGCGCAGCCCGTCGGCCCTCGCCCAGCTCGTGGGCCTCACGGCACTCGTGATCGTCGCCCAGCAGGTCCCCGCGTTCGAGGGCGGGTTCGGGCTGTTCGTCCTGCTCGTCGTCGCGGGGTTCCGCGGGGCCCAGCTCGGCGCCGAGGGGGCACGCACCGCGGAGATGGTGCCCTCCCTCGACGCGATGATGCCCCTGTCCGCGCGCGACGCGCGACTGGCCCGGACCGTCGTGCCGGCCCTGACCGCGCTCCTCGCGCTCGTGGTGGGGGTCGTGCCGCTCGTCCTGGGTACGGGGGAGTGGCTGTGGTTCGCCCTGGTGGTCGTCGTCGCGGTCGGCATGGGTGCGGCAGCGATCCGCGGCGCCTACCGCAAGCCGCCGAACTGGTCCGGCCCGCTCGTGGCGACCCCCGCGGGTGCGCTGCCGACCGGCGCGACGTCGATGATCGCCCAGGGGCCCGACGTCGCCGTGCTGAGCGCGATCCCGCTCGGCATCTGCCTCCTCGTGGGCGCGCCCACCCTGACCCTCGTCGTGTTCCAGGGGATCGCGGTGTGGATCGCACTGGCCGTGGCCTCGCACGTCCGGGCCACGGGGGCCAAGCCGCTGCTGGGCTGA
- a CDS encoding ABC transporter ATP-binding protein yields the protein MDLSLDHVTLVYPDGESTVTAVDDVSLTVPAGTTTAVLGPSGSGKSSLLAVAATLTTPTSGEVRIGDDVVNAPASSAGSAVSSDAARLRRDRIGIVFQQPQLIASLTALENLELMSHLRGERPSAHRDRALELLDAVGLRDVAAKRPGQLSGGQRQRVAIARALMNHPEVLLVDEPTSALDHTRGVQIIELVTRLTRETGAATIVVTHDEATLDTVDARVHLADGRLVGAGEVVGFRQ from the coding sequence ATGGACCTCTCCCTCGACCACGTCACCCTCGTCTACCCCGACGGCGAGTCGACCGTCACCGCGGTCGACGACGTCTCCCTGACCGTCCCCGCCGGGACCACGACCGCGGTGCTCGGCCCGTCGGGCTCGGGCAAGTCCTCGCTCCTCGCGGTGGCGGCGACCCTCACGACCCCGACGTCCGGCGAGGTGCGCATCGGCGACGACGTCGTCAACGCGCCGGCGTCGTCAGCTGGTTCGGCCGTGTCCTCGGACGCGGCGCGGCTGCGGCGCGACCGGATCGGGATCGTCTTCCAGCAGCCGCAGCTCATCGCGTCGCTCACGGCGCTCGAGAACCTCGAGCTCATGAGCCACCTGCGCGGCGAGCGCCCCTCGGCCCACCGTGACCGGGCGCTCGAGCTGCTCGACGCCGTCGGGCTCCGGGACGTGGCTGCCAAGCGACCCGGCCAGCTCTCCGGCGGTCAACGCCAGCGCGTCGCGATCGCCCGGGCCCTCATGAACCACCCCGAGGTCCTGCTGGTCGACGAGCCCACCTCGGCGCTCGACCACACGCGCGGCGTCCAGATCATCGAGCTCGTCACCCGGCTCACCCGCGAGACCGGTGCAGCGACCATCGTGGTCACCCACGACGAGGCGACCCTCGACACGGTCGACGCCCGCGTGCACCTGGCGGACGGGCGGCTCGTGGGGGCAGGAGAGGTGGTGGGATTTCGCCAGTGA
- a CDS encoding ABC transporter ATP-binding protein has protein sequence MSVKQQPVLETRALRVGYAEAPVCAPVDLAVRPGELWAIIGPNGSGKSTLLRALLGVLAPLSGKVLAFGRDVDERERDFRAKVVGILDDDAYFPGLTAREHLVLTARGHGVAGAGEVVGQLLDRFGLADQSGAMPTELSSGQRRRLLLAAGFARPREVLVLDEPEQRLDPGMRADLARILVEEAGRGAAVVFATHDPELVERTGARGLLVGDDECVRLGHQAALAALAQVR, from the coding sequence GTGTCGGTCAAGCAGCAACCCGTCCTGGAGACCCGAGCCCTGCGCGTCGGGTACGCCGAAGCGCCCGTGTGCGCGCCCGTCGACCTGGCCGTCCGCCCCGGTGAGCTGTGGGCCATCATCGGTCCCAACGGCAGCGGCAAGTCGACGCTCCTGCGCGCGCTCCTGGGGGTGCTGGCTCCGCTCTCGGGCAAGGTGCTGGCGTTCGGCCGGGACGTCGACGAGCGCGAGCGCGACTTCCGCGCCAAGGTCGTCGGGATCCTCGACGACGACGCCTACTTCCCGGGGCTCACGGCCCGTGAACACCTCGTCCTGACCGCGCGCGGCCACGGCGTGGCCGGGGCCGGCGAGGTCGTCGGCCAGCTCCTCGACCGCTTCGGCCTCGCCGACCAGTCGGGGGCCATGCCGACCGAGCTGTCCTCGGGGCAGCGACGGCGCCTCCTGCTCGCGGCCGGGTTCGCCCGACCCCGCGAGGTCCTCGTGCTCGACGAGCCCGAGCAGCGGCTCGACCCCGGGATGCGTGCCGACCTCGCGCGGATCCTCGTCGAGGAGGCCGGGCGCGGGGCCGCCGTGGTGTTCGCGACGCACGACCCCGAACTCGTCGAGCGCACCGGGGCTCGTGGTCTTCTCGTCGGCGACGACGAGTGCGTGCGCCTCGGGCACCAGGCCGCGCTCGCCGCGCTCGCCCAGGTCCGTTGA
- a CDS encoding flavodoxin family protein: MEAVVIYESMFGNTAEIARAVAEGLSEQVDVRTVEVSATAPADDVLGADLIVVGGPTHAFGMSRLASREEAAGRRPGSPTVERGIREWLDALADDASGRFGATFDTRVKAVKHLPGSAARAADRVARRRGLSAADTPHSFYVEGMEGPLCPGEVERAREWGRELGRTALLARRSSS; encoded by the coding sequence ATGGAAGCAGTCGTGATCTACGAGTCGATGTTCGGCAACACCGCCGAGATCGCGCGGGCGGTCGCCGAGGGGCTTTCCGAGCAGGTGGACGTGCGCACGGTCGAGGTCTCGGCGACGGCACCGGCCGACGACGTCCTGGGGGCCGACCTCATCGTGGTCGGCGGGCCCACGCACGCGTTCGGCATGTCGCGACTCGCTTCACGCGAGGAGGCGGCCGGTCGGCGTCCGGGGAGCCCGACCGTCGAACGGGGAATCCGCGAGTGGCTCGACGCGCTCGCCGACGACGCTTCCGGGCGGTTCGGCGCGACGTTCGACACCCGCGTGAAGGCCGTCAAGCACCTCCCGGGCAGTGCCGCCCGCGCCGCCGACCGGGTGGCGCGTCGACGTGGCCTGTCGGCCGCCGACACGCCGCACTCCTTCTACGTCGAGGGCATGGAAGGGCCGCTGTGCCCGGGCGAGGTCGAGCGGGCACGCGAGTGGGGGCGTGAGCTCGGCCGGACGGCGCTGCTCGCTCGGCGCAGCTCTTCCTGA